The Sporosarcina ureae genomic sequence CAGAATCAATGACAATGTCCAGTTCACTGTCACGCGGTCCCCGTCCACTTGCTACAATGCAATAGGTGCCCGCTTTATTAGCAGCAGCACGTTCTGCACCTTCTAGTATTTCTTCCGATTTCATCATCGCATACTTTTCGACAGGTGCTTTTGAAATGATGGATTGTGCGCAATACCCACAGTTTTCTGGACATAATCCTGATTTCGTATTGATGATCATATTTAACTTTACTTTATTTCCAAAATAATGCGATCGAATTGAATACGTTGCGTGCAGTAATAATAGTAAATCTTCATCTGGGCTATTTAATATTGCGAGTGATTCCTCATCAGTTAATACATAACCTTCAAGTACTTGTGTAGCCAATCTTTGGTAGTTCATTATAACGTACGCCTCACTTTCAAGTGTTTTGACATTCTAAACGCGAATACGCCTGACAATACAGCAAGAGTTAAATCTTTCGGCAGTGGAGGCATCATCCATAGCCAAGCAATCTTATAGGTAAACACGTCGGGTGCAGCAGCCCACATCTTGTACGCAAAATACATCCAACTTGTGCCTAGTATATAGTTGATTGCTGTAGCGACCAATGCTGCGGTAATAAAAGCAGACATGGTGTGTTTTCGCTCTACAATCTTTCCCGCTACATAAGCGATCAGAATAAATGTGAGAATAAAGCCAAACGTCGGACTCAAGATCTGACCGAAGCCTCCAGAAAATTTAGCAAAAACCGGCGCGCCCGCTAGCCCTATTAACATATAAACCGTCATCGATAACGCACCTAGACGACTGCCAAGTAATAGTCCTGATAAGATTGCGAAAAATGTTTGCAATGTGATGGGTACTCCACCAACTACTAAAAACGGCACGAAGGATGTAATATTCGCTCCAATCATCATTAACGCTGCGAACATCCCACTGTAGACAATAGTTAATGCGCTAAATCTACTTACCGGTCGTCTCTCTGTTGCTATTGTCATTACGACACCTCTTTTTATATTAGTTACCTCACAAATAATATCGGTTAACTCATTTATTGTCAACATAATTTATTATTTAGTTAACCAATAAAAGTAGACAAAAAAAGACTGCAGCATCACGCTGACAGTCTACTTCTTCTCATCAATCTGTTCTTCTTTTTCTTTTCGAAACAAAACACTTGAGATTAATCCACTAAATATAGCAGCCGCTATCGTAATGTACACACGCATATCATAAGCAACTTCCTCGTAACTGTTGCCTATCATAATCCAAGCAAGTGTACCTACAAGAACAGCGATTGGAAATGAGTATTTAAAGAATCGCATAATTCCTCACCTTTTTGAGTTGATTCTTGTATTTTATCATATATGCCACAATTTCTCTATGCTCTAACTCCGCACTTTGAACTTCACCAAACGTTCACTTGACGGTATCCAACAAAGCCGCTATGATATGGTTAGAATAATCGAAATAATTGAATAAGAAACATATCTTATCAAGAGAAGCCGAGGGACTGGCCCGTCGACGCTTCAGCAACCAGCCATTTTGGCAAGGTGCTACTTCCAGCAGTCTGTCAAATCGACACACTGAAAAGATGAGAGGGAACTAGTCATTGAGATTACAAAGCCTTCTAATATACTTGAAGGCTTTTTTTG encodes the following:
- a CDS encoding biotin transporter BioY, which codes for MTIATERRPVSRFSALTIVYSGMFAALMMIGANITSFVPFLVVGGVPITLQTFFAILSGLLLGSRLGALSMTVYMLIGLAGAPVFAKFSGGFGQILSPTFGFILTFILIAYVAGKIVERKHTMSAFITAALVATAINYILGTSWMYFAYKMWAAAPDVFTYKIAWLWMMPPLPKDLTLAVLSGVFAFRMSKHLKVRRTL